The following coding sequences are from one Paenibacillus sp. FSL R5-0912 window:
- a CDS encoding ABC transporter ATP-binding protein produces the protein MKRWDTYKALTRDIDGIRKPLLALGMFKIWSLVFGLIPLFLYSLLVNRVLVDKQLNELWLIIGGYLVVFLLTTTGIAVSKQFSNQLILKYDLRIKNKLLKKLISLDNADYSQYSIGDVRSRIENDSTIAGKFFETHVLDFIYAVVYAFALAVILLCYDWRIALISFIFVPVSLVTVNFLGGKAKHTGEELWKLQIQYESFLHSNFQNWKDIKTNNLEDTQLAELNGHYKKIRHVWFLNQLYMHLGITYSFFTKNFITQLFIYFIGGLFVIKGYSEVGVLLVFISFYGQFFGYIENISNSMMNFKNDSVSIGKVIGILNIEAAKKPYKKIEGTDINVDQLKFTYEGNDSFALESISFSVGKGEHLAIVGQSGSGKSTIAKLLTGQLEPQEGTVSIGGTDISSVNSESVSDKVSIVVQEPVLFNMSIRDNLLLAKAGATDTELIECCRRASIYDFIVTLPDQLDTIIGEKGVKLSGGQRQRLSIARALLQDRDIIIFDESTSALDSENESDIIAELKSLSSGKTMISIAHRLSSILDCDKVMVLQAGRVAAFDTHENLFNRNEAYDLLFQNQYRAG, from the coding sequence ATGAAACGATGGGACACCTATAAGGCCTTAACCCGGGATATAGACGGTATCCGAAAACCGCTCCTTGCGCTGGGGATGTTCAAGATATGGAGCTTAGTATTCGGGCTGATCCCCCTGTTCTTGTACTCGTTATTGGTTAACCGCGTTTTGGTAGATAAGCAGTTGAATGAGCTTTGGCTAATCATCGGCGGGTATCTGGTGGTTTTCCTGCTTACTACAACCGGGATTGCCGTCAGTAAGCAGTTTTCCAACCAGTTAATCCTGAAATATGATCTGAGAATCAAGAATAAGCTGCTCAAAAAGCTCATCAGCCTCGATAACGCTGACTATAGCCAATATAGTATTGGCGATGTTAGAAGCCGGATTGAGAACGATTCAACAATTGCCGGAAAATTTTTCGAGACGCATGTCTTAGATTTTATCTACGCTGTTGTTTACGCTTTTGCACTGGCAGTGATTTTACTGTGTTATGACTGGCGGATCGCACTCATTAGTTTTATTTTTGTTCCGGTCTCTTTGGTAACGGTTAATTTTCTGGGAGGGAAAGCGAAGCATACCGGAGAGGAGCTCTGGAAGCTGCAGATTCAATATGAATCCTTTTTACACTCCAATTTTCAAAACTGGAAGGATATCAAAACCAATAATCTTGAAGACACCCAATTGGCTGAGCTAAACGGACATTACAAGAAGATCAGGCATGTGTGGTTTCTTAACCAGCTCTATATGCACCTGGGGATTACCTATTCGTTCTTCACCAAAAACTTCATTACCCAGCTGTTCATCTATTTTATCGGCGGATTATTTGTCATTAAAGGCTACTCGGAGGTTGGTGTGCTGCTTGTGTTTATCAGCTTTTACGGGCAGTTCTTCGGATACATCGAGAACATTAGTAATTCCATGATGAACTTCAAGAATGACTCGGTGAGTATCGGTAAAGTGATCGGGATTCTAAATATAGAAGCAGCTAAGAAGCCTTATAAGAAGATTGAAGGAACAGATATCAATGTTGACCAGCTGAAATTCACCTATGAGGGGAACGATTCATTTGCGCTTGAGAGTATATCATTCTCTGTGGGTAAGGGGGAGCATCTGGCGATCGTTGGTCAAAGCGGCAGCGGCAAATCCACCATCGCCAAGCTGCTGACAGGGCAGCTGGAACCGCAAGAGGGAACGGTAAGCATTGGCGGCACAGATATCTCTTCGGTGAACAGTGAGAGTGTGTCCGATAAAGTGAGTATTGTTGTGCAGGAACCCGTCCTGTTCAATATGTCGATCAGAGACAACCTGTTGCTGGCCAAGGCCGGGGCAACCGACACGGAATTGATAGAGTGCTGCCGCAGGGCGAGTATATATGATTTCATTGTCACCTTGCCGGATCAATTGGATACGATCATTGGAGAAAAGGGTGTGAAGCTCTCCGGAGGCCAGAGGCAGCGGTTATCGATTGCGCGTGCTTTGTTACAGGACAGGGACATCATTATTTTTGACGAAAGCACAAGTGCGCTGGACAGCGAGAACGAGAGTGACATCATTGCAGAACTCAAGTCCCTTTCCTCAGGGAAAACCATGATCTCCATTGCTCACCGTCTATCTTCCATTCTGGACTGCGACAAAGTAATGGTTCTGCAAGCCGGCAGGGTCGCAGCCTTCGATACCCATGAGAACCTGTTTAACCGGAACGAAGCTTATGATTTGCTGTTTCAGAATCAGTATAGGGCAGGTTGA
- a CDS encoding SDR family oxidoreductase produces the protein MRSLQGKIALVAGATRGAGRGIATELGAAGATVYVTGRSTLAQRSEYDRPETIEETAELVTRAGGHGIPVQVDHLDPVQVETLVNRIEEEQGRLDILVNDIWGAEKIIEWNVPLWEHSLEKGLRMLRLAIDTHLITSHFALPLLIKNKNGLIVEMTDGIAEYNATNYRVSMFYDQAKTSVTRMAWALAQELKPYGCTAVALTPGWLRSEMMLEHYGVQEDNWRDAAANEPHFIISESPRYVGRAVAALAQDPELSRWNGRSLSSGELAQVYGYTDLDGSQPDCWRYMVEVVDAGKPADAEGYR, from the coding sequence ATGAGGAGTTTACAAGGGAAAATTGCTTTAGTAGCCGGAGCTACCAGGGGAGCTGGCCGGGGGATTGCTACCGAGCTAGGGGCAGCTGGCGCAACGGTATATGTGACAGGAAGATCAACGCTAGCCCAACGCTCCGAATATGACCGTCCTGAAACCATAGAAGAAACGGCTGAGCTCGTCACCAGGGCTGGCGGTCATGGAATCCCGGTTCAAGTCGATCATCTGGATCCTGTCCAGGTAGAGACATTGGTGAATCGCATTGAAGAGGAGCAAGGGAGGCTCGACATTCTCGTGAATGATATCTGGGGCGCGGAGAAGATCATCGAATGGAATGTCCCGTTGTGGGAGCATTCCCTAGAGAAGGGTCTGCGGATGTTACGGCTCGCTATTGACACCCACCTCATTACAAGCCATTTCGCGCTCCCTCTTCTGATTAAGAATAAGAATGGTCTGATTGTTGAGATGACGGATGGAATCGCTGAATATAATGCCACAAATTACCGGGTATCGATGTTCTATGATCAGGCCAAAACCTCCGTGACCCGCATGGCCTGGGCTCTTGCCCAGGAGCTTAAGCCTTATGGCTGTACAGCGGTAGCGCTCACGCCAGGCTGGCTCCGTTCAGAAATGATGCTCGAACACTATGGGGTACAAGAAGATAACTGGCGGGATGCTGCTGCCAATGAGCCTCACTTCATCATCTCGGAATCCCCACGTTATGTAGGCCGGGCCGTCGCTGCTCTTGCTCAAGACCCCGAATTATCCAGATGGAACGGACGGTCCCTTTCAAGTGGGGAGCTGGCGCAAGTCTACGGGTACACAGACCTCGACGGCTCGCAGCCGGATTGCTGGCGTTATATGGTCGAGGTCGTAGATGCCGGTAAACCGGCGGATGCTGAAGGTTACAGATAA
- a CDS encoding response regulator transcription factor codes for MLIVDDEIFVRKGLITIMNECSLEFEICGEAENGEQALALIEELTPELVIVDIRMPVLDGLELIRKVQTEKEHQPLFIILSGYPDFSYAQQALSYNVSEYILKPVDEQELAAALKKIAHTLNQKQLLSITREKPLVETVIESLLQTEPDDEVMGRIAYALELPLASSYTYVIAEMQDKLPHGEKDYMPALKASLQRYFHKELQTLLIHVRANNQYGIIVPELWMYERNVPDQRNYVNMLDALERELETTLALFIGHKASQLKQIDVSASSAEKCLNYRFVAGFQGIFMAGELLEQPLYYFDIEEGLHSKLIYEVEANSKQGYSSVVNTIFNVFQERYFAPGAVSNTIRRSMISIINIIRQLEGDENDLYWTDELLNWQVKYRNLNQLKQVFLHFVGEAAEYITEKRSGKSEGNIEKIKKYIDGHYRENIYLKGIAADFDMNPIYLGQLFRKTYGTYFNEYLLSLRIEEAKRLLRQTKKRMYEIAEQVGFQNADYFATQFEKLENMTPTDYRNRMIGQ; via the coding sequence GTGCTGATTGTGGATGACGAAATTTTTGTGCGAAAAGGCTTGATTACGATCATGAATGAATGTTCGCTGGAATTTGAAATCTGCGGTGAAGCTGAGAATGGAGAGCAAGCGCTTGCTCTTATTGAAGAACTAACCCCGGAGCTGGTCATTGTGGATATACGCATGCCTGTGCTTGATGGTCTGGAGCTGATCCGGAAGGTGCAAACGGAAAAGGAGCATCAGCCGCTGTTCATTATATTAAGCGGATATCCTGATTTCTCGTATGCTCAGCAAGCTTTAAGCTACAATGTTTCAGAGTATATCCTCAAGCCGGTTGATGAGCAGGAGCTTGCTGCTGCTTTGAAAAAGATAGCCCATACCCTGAATCAGAAGCAGCTTTTATCAATAACGAGAGAGAAGCCGCTTGTCGAAACTGTCATCGAGAGCTTACTGCAGACGGAACCTGATGATGAGGTTATGGGGAGGATTGCCTATGCCCTGGAGCTTCCGCTCGCCTCTTCCTATACGTATGTCATCGCAGAAATGCAGGACAAGCTTCCTCATGGCGAAAAGGACTATATGCCCGCATTGAAGGCATCGCTGCAGCGTTATTTTCATAAAGAGCTACAGACCTTGCTCATTCATGTACGTGCGAATAATCAATATGGGATCATTGTACCTGAACTCTGGATGTATGAGCGGAATGTGCCTGACCAGAGGAACTATGTCAACATGCTGGATGCGCTGGAGAGAGAGCTTGAAACGACCCTTGCTTTGTTTATAGGCCATAAAGCAAGTCAGCTGAAGCAGATCGATGTGTCCGCCTCCAGTGCCGAGAAATGCCTGAATTACCGTTTTGTCGCTGGCTTCCAAGGCATCTTTATGGCAGGTGAGCTGCTAGAGCAGCCCTTATATTATTTTGATATTGAAGAAGGACTGCACAGCAAGCTCATTTATGAGGTCGAAGCCAACAGCAAACAAGGCTATAGCTCCGTTGTTAATACTATTTTCAACGTGTTTCAGGAACGTTATTTTGCTCCCGGGGCGGTTTCGAACACCATCAGGCGAAGCATGATTTCCATTATTAACATTATCCGGCAGCTCGAAGGGGACGAGAACGATCTCTATTGGACGGACGAACTGCTCAACTGGCAGGTGAAATACCGCAATCTGAATCAGCTGAAGCAGGTTTTCCTGCATTTTGTGGGGGAGGCCGCTGAATATATTACCGAGAAACGCAGCGGTAAGAGCGAAGGCAATATTGAAAAAATCAAAAAATATATTGATGGGCATTACAGAGAAAACATCTATTTGAAAGGGATTGCTGCCGATTTCGATATGAATCCGATCTACCTCGGACAGCTGTTCCGTAAAACTTACGGTACGTATTTCAACGAATATCTGTTATCGCTGCGTATCGAAGAGGCCAAGCGGCTGCTGCGGCAAACGAAGAAACGCATGTACGAAATTGCTGAGCAGGTCGGCTTCCAGAACGCTGATTACTTTGCCACCCAGTTTGAAAAGCTGGAGAATATGACGCCAACCGATTATCGCAATAGGATGATCGGGCAGTAA